The Arachis hypogaea cultivar Tifrunner chromosome 14, arahy.Tifrunner.gnm2.J5K5, whole genome shotgun sequence DNA window TTATATGACACAGCAAATTCGATAATTGAAGAACTAAATGATTAGGTTCACCTAAACAAAAGGTATgtgtttataatttaaaactcaaaaattcttcttagttttaattttgttgttcagatttaatttaaatttaattggaCCTAAATTTTTAGGTTTAACTTAATTTGAAATTGGAATTAGCTTTAACTagtgaattttaaatatattattctaATTATTGAGATTGGTATTGTTGATGGTttagataataaattttgattgatTTTAATCTCTTGTgcttaaaattaaagaattacgtacatttaatttaattggattgttataattatttttttttaattcatgcaCGTCAAGTGCCTTTATAAcactttgaattttgaattgcatgtttacTTGTATATTATGTTTGTATATCTCTTAAGTAACAATTGAGCTAAAAGATTATTGATTCTGTTTAGAAATAATTATAAATCTTAAagtaattttacttttctgcatgtAATTAATGACTTTCTTGGCTGACTTAGAGAGTTATTTGCTTATTTATTGAAGAAACAATGCAAGATCATCATGATgattatataaagaaaatatttGAGTTTCAATTCTGACAACTATTGAAATGTTCATTTCTTGTTTTATTGCTTTAAATCAATCATATATAAATGAGTAgtgtaaattataattaattttatatgttatttttaatttttattttggtttgccATATTTTCAGCAGTGCTAAAATGGTGATCACATAAGAGTGTCAAAATGATGACCACAAGACTTAAGgatattttgatctattgataATATTAATCTatataaaactttaatttatGGTTAAACTTATAGAATTAACTTTTTTGTTATTGTACTTTAAAACAatcttagttaaaataaaaaatgtttaaattatttatgttattatgTATTATACAAATATTGACTTCGttagtaaattagttaatatattaattaaataaaaaatgaatataatttgctaaattgcgtgtgtaatttgtattaaaagaaattaTTGCAAAATGAATATTGTGTTTTTGTATCTAATTAATGAAATAGCTCTAGATAGTTGCTTATCCAATtgaaagatatataaataatattaaggcATATTTGTATCTGGTTGGCCCacaaaaattaaacttaaaattgtGTATCTTTATCATATAtatcatataaattaaaagtattattagacTTGTGTAATGGATCTAGTACTTTCAATTCCtactaatattaataataaagaaatatCCAAACACAATATTAGTGGATTTGAAGATACACAAGTGATTGAGGTCTCATAATATTCTcctttgttaatttattattgctttgaaaattcttttaaaaaaatggtCAAAATATATGTCtccctttcttttttattaatctaATCTATTAATATATCTTCTTCTCTTGTGCTTTAAGGGGCAATAATGAATGAAAAAtgggaaaaaatcataaaaaagagggaacacaagTACACAACAACTCCAAATATTCTCTCCCAATTAGAGGGgaaaaaaaactaaagaaaacaaaACAGTGTGACGCTCCGCCAACAGTACAATAGTAAGAGGGgaggattttgaaaaaaaaattaaaaaaataaaaaatttagttaattttgcttatttttaacatgaaaaatCACGGGCCAAAACCCACAAGATTCAAATATATAtgcttttttaataaaattattaaaaatgattacaaacatatcaacagCCATACTAGAACaagaattaattttgaaaattgaagatgAGCGGTGGAGTGAGCGGGGAAGAGACTTTGAGGCAGCCGATAATGTCGGCAGAAGAGATAAAGGGGAGAGCGGGGGAGGGCTTGCATCAGGAAAAAAGGAGGATCATACTTCGGGAGGGGTTTCTAAGCCTTTGAAGGTTTCTTTCAGGGATAAAGTTGTGGGTTCTAAGATTGCTAAAGCTTTTTCACTCGTTGAAACTTTGTTGGGAGATAACATTGCGGTAGTTTCTGGGAAGCAAGGAGATCTCTTGCCACCGAGTGTCACGTTTACCCAAGAAGCTAAGAATTGTTTGGTAGAACCATATAAGGATGCTATAGTGATTAAGGTGTTAGGTAAACATTATAGCTACACTGCATTGTCTCATAAACTCCGAACAGTATGGCGGATTAAGGgaggttttgatttattggacgtAGGGTTTGACTACTTTCTTGTGAAGTTTGATGTGGCTGAGGAGCGAGAAAAAGTTCTCTTAGGAGGCCCATGGATAATTGAGGGAAATTATGTGGCAGTGAAGCCTTGGGATCAAGAGTTTAGATCAAGTGAAAACTGTTTTGGAGCAATTTTAGTGTGGATTAGAATTTCTGGATTACCAATTTGGTGCTACCAAGAAGATGCAATGCTCCGTGTTGCGGCTGTAGTTGGCATTCCCGTCAAGATTGATTTGGCAACAAAATTAGCTGAAAGAGGACGATATGCTCGAGCCTGTGTTCAGATAGATTTAGGATTGCCAGTGACTAAGAAGATTCTTGTTGAAGGTGTTGAATATGAGGTTGAATATGAAAGTCTTCACCTTATTTGTGGCTCCTGTCTCAAGTTTGGTCATGATATGAAGGTGTGCAAGACTGCCAGCAATGCGGGAGGAGGAACTAATGCCAGGGTGGTCGGCGATGTAGCAAAGCAGCCAGAaagttcaaattcaaaaaatctAGTGCATGTGGAAAAGGAAAGTTTTAATTTTGGCAAGAATCTTGGAGATGAGACTGTAAATGTTGCTGTCCTGGATTTGGTGGAGAGTGATTTGCATGCTGTTCATGTAGACCATGCACAACATGAGGATTTGGAAGGCTGGACTCAGGTGATTaggaaaggaaaatataaaatgggTCAAAAGCCTTCTCCTAGCACCCATCAGGTCCAACCAAAAGCAAAGAAGACTCCTAACAAGGCTACCAATACTTGGACAAGGCCTAATCACCAACGTACAACACATGCTACTGGATCCAAAGTAAAATTAAGCAGGGGCATCAATATTGGAAAACCGGTTAGTGTGGCTTCTTCGGGGACCCGACACAACGTTCACCATCAGCAGCAAGGTGAGACAACAAATGGCACTGTGCGAAAGCGTCCTCGCCCAAACTCTTTGCAGAATTCACCAGTAGATAAGGATGGAGCATCGACGATGGGTGTGGCGCAAGTTTCAACAGCGAAAATTGTGCTGCAACTTGAGAGTCCATTAAAGGCGGGATCGTTGGAGACAGGGACATCATGTTGAGTCTCGGGTTTGTTATTGGAGCTCCCTTTTTACTGTTTTTTATGGATAGTTTCAATATCATAGCCTGGAATGTGAGGGATGCGTCTAACAAGATGGCCCGTGTGCATTGCAAAAATTTTGTGAGAATATATAAAcgatctttcttctttctctttgagactcataccatgtttaataatttgaagaatttttgggataagttgggttttcattgtGTTGGTATTGAGGAAGCAGTAGGACACAGGGGTGGCATTTGGTTTCTATCTTCTATTGCTAATGCTTCTTGTGTGGTTATTGACCGAATTGACCAATGTATCATAGTGAAAGTGAGTGTGGGTAACTTAGTTTGGCTTTGTAGTGCAGTGTATGGGAGTCCTCAATTCGAAAAAAGAAGTATGCTTTGGGATCATTTGCGTTCTATTAATTCAGGCCATAATGGACCGTGGATGGccgttggtgattttaatgagattgtgGCGCCAGATGAGAGTACAggtgcttatttttcttctcacagAGCTAGTCTATTAGCTGCTACTCTAGATGACTGTGAGCTCTTTGATCTTAAAGTGACTGGTAGGAGATATACTTGGTATAGAGCAGTTCAGGCTGGCAGGAACTTGGCTAAAAAGTTAGATAGAGCTCCAGTTAATGAGGCGTGGATGACAATGTTTCCTGAGGGTTATTCTAAAATTCTTAGCAGGCTTCattctgatcattgtcctatttTAGTTCATTGTCATGGTGGCCCCAGAGTGAAAGGTTCTCGTCCTTTTAGGTTCCAAGCTGCGTGGGCAACACATCCTTCTTATAAACATGTTATTAGTAAGGCTTGGAATCAAGAGTTTGGAGGCGTTACTAAAAGGCTTAAGATGGTTCAACAGGCTTCTTTGGACTTCAACtcaaagatttttggaaatatttttgtgCAAAAAAAGTAAGCTGGAATATCAGATTGATCAGATTCGACGGCGTTTGGAGGTTAGCGATGTGTTATCTCTGAGAATTAAAGAAGCTGAACTGAGGGAAGATTACAATAGGCTTTTATTGCAAGAAGAACTTTTTTGGTACCAGAAATCTAGGGAGCAGTGGGTCAAGTATGGGGATAGAAACActaaattctttcatcttcagactTTGGTGCGTAGAAACCATAATAGAGTACATGGATTATATGTTAGAGATGGGTCTTGGTCTACTGATCCAGATATTCTCCAGGAAGAAGCCCTCTCTTTTTACAAGAAACTCTTTGGTACAACGGAAGAGGTTGAGGTTGATTGTTTAGGGGATGTTCCGATACCCACTCTAAGCACCGAGGCTTGTGCTAGGTTAATTGACCCTGTCTCTTTTGCGGAAGTCAAGTCAGCAGTATTCAGTATGAGCCCTTTTAAGGCTCCTAGTCCAGATGGCTTTCaagcttatttttttaaagaatattgggagatagtaggcactaagatttggaatattgtccggagcgctttcttgggagagtacttaaatcctagcatcatggaaactctgattgtgcttattcctaaaattgataaccttacctttatgaaggatttcaggcatattagcttgtgtaatgttgtttataaaattatcaccAAAGTATTGACTAATCGACTTCGGCCTTTTCTTCCAGATATTGTTAGTCCTTTGCAAGGAGGTTTTATTCTGGGTCGTGGTGctcctgataatattattgtggcccaagaaattctgaatttcatgaagcatacaaaatccaagaaaggtactcttgcttttaaaattgatcttgaaaaagcttatgataggatggattggaggtttttggagagtactctcattgcttttggttttcctatcatcactgttaatttgattatgaattgtgtccgtgcatcatctctttctattatgtggaatgggaatagattggataGTTTTGCTCCTAGAAGGGGGCTTAGACAGGGTGATCCAATGTCTCCTTACTTATTTGTGCTTTGTATGGAAAGACTTGCTTGCTATATATCTCATAAGGTGGTCGAGGGTGTGTGAAAACCAGTTTCTATCACTAGGGATGGCCCAAAATTTTCTCATTTaatgtttgcagatgatctcttACTTTTCTGTCAGGCTACAAAGAGTCAGGTCCAAATGGTCATACATTCTCTTAACCTTTTTTGCAAGGCATCTGGCATGAAAGTGAATCTTGAAAAGtctaaagctttttgttctaaaaatgtgactgctcgtagaagagatatttttactagtgtttcttcaatacgttttgctttggacttaggaagatatcttggagttaaccttaatcattcccgtaCCAGTAGGGCTTCTTTTCATTCGATGATTGAAAAGGTGAGGGGAAGATTAGCTAACTAGAAAGGAAGGCTTCTAAATAAAGCAGGGAGACTTTGCCTGATCAATTCTGTTACAGCATCCATTCCTGTCTATCATATGCAGGTATCTTTTTTTCCAAATTAGGTTTGTGATAAATTGTCTTCTATGATGAGACAGTTCCTTTGGAAGGGTCAAGTTGATGGTAGAggtctttctcttgttaattggaggaccgtgatcactccaaagaaatttggtggcctgggtgttagagatcctgtgtgtgttaatatatctttacttgATAAATTggtttggcaactttttcattGTCAGGACAAGCCTTGGGTTGCTCTATTGAGGGCGAAGTATCTGAGGAATGAGGGAGTTTTAGATGGCCCTGTTCCTTGCAACGCTtctcatgtt harbors:
- the LOC114925219 gene encoding uncharacterized protein, yielding MAVGDFNEIVAPDESTGAYFSSHRASLLAATLDDCELFDLKVTGRRYTWYRAVQAGRNLAKKLDRAPVNEAWMTMFPEGYSKILSRLHSDHCPILVHCHGGPRVKGSRPFRFQAAWATHPSYKHVISKAWNQEFGGVTKRLKMIDQIRRRLEVSDVLSLRIKEAELREDYNRLLLQEELFWYQKSREQWVKYGDRNTKFFHLQTLVRRNHNRVHGLYVRDGSWSTDPDILQEEALSFYKKLFGTTEEVEVDCLGDVPIPTLSTEACARLIDPVSFAEVKSAVFRQALGCSIEGEVSEE